In the Deinococcus ficus genome, one interval contains:
- a CDS encoding VOC family protein, translating into MQITAISLTVLSPQPLDSARFYTQHFGFTPSLELDWFVSLQHPAHPALHLDLLRQGHAAAGQHLQGQQTTGVMLALVTEDVTAEAQRLTRAGLPLLMPVTEEPWGQKRFQVQGPDGVVVELLEFTTPDPAWLAQQAENAAAVP; encoded by the coding sequence ATGCAGATCACTGCCATCAGCCTCACGGTGTTAAGTCCGCAGCCCCTGGACAGCGCCCGCTTCTACACCCAGCACTTCGGCTTTACCCCGTCCCTGGAATTGGATTGGTTCGTCAGCCTTCAACATCCCGCCCACCCCGCCCTTCACCTCGATCTGCTGCGTCAGGGCCACGCGGCGGCCGGACAGCACCTGCAGGGACAGCAGACCACCGGCGTGATGCTGGCGCTCGTCACTGAGGACGTGACTGCCGAGGCCCAGCGCCTGACCCGGGCCGGCCTTCCCCTGCTGATGCCGGTGACCGAGGAGCCCTGGGGCCAGAAACGCTTCCAGGTTCAGGGGCCGGACGGGGTGGTCGTGGAACTCCTGGAGTTCACCACACCCGACCCGGCCTGGCTGGCCCAGCAGGCAGAGAACGCAGCAGCGGTCCCCTGA
- a CDS encoding FAD-dependent monooxygenase produces the protein MNITVIGAGISGLALARAVTLHHPHHRVQVHEAQATLRSIGGGLIIPPNSARVLDRLGLGHILDAYGVPLTDMQIIDAKTGRTLYHRPQTAVAQRHGRGLYSLSRTVLHRSLAETLPAGTIHTGHELSGVEYHFDGVAARFANGAETTADLLVSAEGRESRTRQLTMPETQLVHTGQVAYRGLTTIAPLPQYHNSFVEYWGRGRRFTFFRLAENLTYWHAPVTQTPGATRKKTDLLREYRDFPEQVIELIAHTDAEHIHGVDLSDIRPLPHWHRGKVVLIGDAAHATSPNLGQGAAQALEDAYSLATQLAPLGDPDLPTLSAALGRYQQEREAAANAVVHRSRQIGQLGQAGGAVRLLRNIGMTLSPELARERIEAFYE, from the coding sequence ATGAACATCACCGTGATCGGCGCTGGCATCAGCGGCCTGGCCCTCGCGCGGGCCGTCACCCTGCACCACCCCCACCACCGCGTGCAGGTGCACGAGGCGCAGGCCACGCTGCGCAGCATCGGCGGCGGGCTGATCATCCCCCCCAACAGCGCCCGCGTGCTGGACCGCCTGGGCCTGGGGCACATCCTGGACGCGTACGGCGTGCCGCTCACCGACATGCAGATCATCGACGCGAAAACTGGCCGGACGCTGTACCACCGCCCGCAGACGGCCGTCGCGCAGCGGCACGGGCGGGGCCTGTACAGCCTGTCGCGCACCGTGCTGCACCGCAGCCTCGCCGAAACCCTGCCCGCCGGCACCATTCACACCGGCCATGAACTCAGCGGCGTGGAATACCACTTCGACGGCGTGGCCGCCCGCTTCGCCAACGGCGCGGAAACCACCGCCGACCTGCTCGTCTCCGCCGAGGGCCGCGAATCCCGCACCCGGCAACTCACCATGCCCGAAACGCAGCTCGTGCACACCGGGCAGGTCGCCTACCGCGGCCTGACCACCATCGCGCCCCTCCCGCAGTACCACAACTCCTTCGTGGAGTACTGGGGCCGGGGCCGGCGATTCACGTTCTTCCGCCTCGCGGAGAACCTCACCTACTGGCACGCCCCCGTCACCCAGACGCCCGGCGCCACCCGCAAGAAAACCGACCTGCTGCGCGAGTACCGCGACTTCCCCGAACAGGTCATCGAACTGATCGCCCACACCGACGCCGAACACATTCACGGCGTGGACCTCAGCGACATCCGGCCCCTGCCGCACTGGCACCGCGGGAAGGTCGTGCTGATCGGCGACGCCGCGCACGCCACCAGCCCCAACCTCGGGCAGGGCGCCGCGCAGGCCCTGGAGGACGCCTACAGCCTCGCCACGCAGCTCGCACCGCTCGGTGACCCGGACCTCCCCACCCTGAGCGCGGCCCTCGGCCGCTACCAGCAGGAACGCGAGGCGGCCGCGAACGCCGTCGTGCACCGCTCCCGGCAGATCGGACAGCTCGGGCAGGCCGGCGGCGCCGTGCGGCTGCTGCGCAACATCGGCATGACCCTCAGCCCGGAACTTGCCCGCGAACGCATCGAAGCGTTCTACGAGTAA
- a CDS encoding ABC transporter ATP-binding protein yields the protein MTDAPAPGLETRDLSARAGTSLALRGVTAHFPPATFSAVIGPNGAGKSTLLRALLGLTAPAGGEVRLDGRPLAGWRRAERSRAVAYLAQTEPLPENAGVREVVALGRGAGAWRWGLIPTHPWTEADEAAVTTALSRTDTLQFEHRRLSELSGGERQRVSLARALAAEPRYLLLDEPTNHLDLGYALDVIRHVRCEVAGGLGVVAVLHDLNLAARADRLLLLHQGEVLADGPPETVLTPEHLYAAYGVRVKTLHDGGRLVVVPEH from the coding sequence ATGACTGACGCCCCCGCACCGGGCCTGGAAACGCGGGACCTGTCCGCCCGCGCCGGCACCTCCCTGGCGTTGCGGGGCGTCACCGCGCACTTCCCGCCCGCCACCTTCAGCGCCGTGATCGGCCCGAACGGCGCCGGGAAAAGCACCCTGCTGCGCGCCCTGCTGGGCCTCACTGCCCCCGCTGGCGGCGAGGTCCGCCTGGACGGCCGGCCGCTGGCCGGGTGGCGCCGCGCCGAACGCTCCCGGGCGGTGGCGTACCTCGCGCAGACCGAACCCCTCCCGGAAAACGCCGGCGTGCGCGAGGTCGTCGCGCTGGGCCGCGGCGCCGGGGCGTGGCGCTGGGGCCTGATCCCCACCCACCCCTGGACCGAGGCCGACGAGGCCGCCGTCACCACCGCGCTGTCCCGCACCGACACCCTGCAGTTCGAGCACCGGCGCCTGTCGGAACTCTCCGGCGGGGAACGCCAGCGTGTGAGTCTCGCCCGCGCGCTGGCCGCCGAGCCCCGCTACCTGCTGCTGGACGAACCCACCAACCACCTCGACCTCGGGTACGCGCTGGACGTCATCCGGCACGTCCGCTGCGAGGTCGCCGGGGGCCTGGGCGTGGTGGCCGTGCTGCACGACCTGAACCTCGCCGCCCGCGCCGACCGCCTGCTGCTGCTGCACCAGGGCGAGGTGCTGGCCGACGGCCCGCCCGAGACGGTCCTGACGCCCGAGCACCTGTACGCCGCGTACGGCGTGCGCGTCAAGACCCTGCACGACGGCGGGCGGCTGGTCGTGGTGCCGGAGCACTGA
- a CDS encoding HRDC domain-containing protein, with the protein MTDPSPAHSAERPDARLVHLHAERGDPHARLAGALAALEGADWGVLLSGEAALARQLSALLGTGTLRVDARVRVNREALADAGLAVAGLDADWRGARAVWLLEPDADTLERAARAGVRVIVDATLAPGGLWFPSGVEFTVYRDSVTLSGHGDAPLAAVFGLGRQPDVGGASPRDLTPSDLSVALCLRDVATLPLRLARAARTTTQVLDRLGGAAQPAGPTAVLLAPDAVADTSAPLGGVRAAARSVPGGVLLTPGLEDATVALALLGGAAAPAQPRPVPEKAGRAREEAPAPAARPQDRREEGRTEGGRRDERSGSEFRPQDRRGKFRRDDFRSGDRAEARRGDRPDRHSRPDRPGPDQGRAAPSLERFTFEAPATGAAPDVDAEPLFPAGGAPTAPTVPLVDTTQGTDGEVWEPEIVFSDSPAPEVTPDLSPVPVNPGPDGPEEVVVPPLAVLAPAVEGDAPAPAEPEAPVTLAPDLPGGKEDPAANLTDEQAAVYARLREWRNAEAKRQEISRFIIASNATLAEIARRVPYTLEDLRAVKGMGTGRLGKYGEKILEVVRG; encoded by the coding sequence ATGACCGACCCCTCCCCTGCCCACAGCGCCGAGCGTCCCGACGCCCGACTCGTTCACCTGCACGCCGAGCGCGGCGACCCGCACGCCCGGCTCGCGGGCGCCCTGGCGGCCCTGGAAGGCGCGGACTGGGGCGTGCTGCTGTCCGGCGAGGCGGCCCTGGCCCGACAGCTCTCGGCGCTGCTGGGCACCGGGACGCTGCGGGTGGACGCCCGGGTGCGCGTGAACCGTGAGGCGCTCGCGGACGCCGGGCTGGCCGTGGCGGGCCTGGACGCCGACTGGCGGGGCGCGCGGGCCGTGTGGCTGCTGGAACCGGACGCGGACACCCTGGAACGCGCCGCGCGCGCCGGCGTGCGCGTGATCGTGGACGCGACCCTGGCGCCGGGCGGACTGTGGTTCCCGTCCGGGGTGGAGTTCACGGTGTACCGCGACAGCGTGACGCTGAGCGGGCACGGGGACGCCCCGCTGGCCGCGGTGTTCGGCCTGGGCCGCCAGCCGGACGTGGGGGGCGCCAGCCCGCGCGACCTGACGCCCAGTGACCTGAGCGTGGCGCTGTGCCTACGGGACGTGGCGACCCTGCCCCTGCGCCTGGCCCGCGCGGCCCGCACGACCACGCAGGTGCTCGACCGCCTGGGCGGCGCGGCGCAGCCCGCCGGACCGACCGCGGTGCTGCTCGCGCCGGACGCGGTGGCCGACACGAGTGCGCCGCTGGGCGGCGTGCGGGCCGCGGCGCGCAGCGTGCCGGGCGGCGTGCTGCTCACGCCCGGCCTGGAGGACGCCACCGTGGCCCTGGCCCTGCTGGGCGGCGCGGCAGCCCCGGCCCAGCCGCGCCCCGTGCCGGAAAAGGCCGGCCGCGCCCGCGAGGAGGCGCCTGCCCCGGCCGCCCGGCCGCAGGACCGGCGGGAGGAGGGCCGCACCGAGGGCGGCCGGCGCGACGAGCGGTCCGGCAGCGAGTTCCGCCCGCAGGACCGCCGCGGAAAGTTCCGCCGCGACGACTTCCGGTCCGGGGACCGGGCCGAGGCCCGCCGCGGGGACCGGCCGGACCGGCACTCCCGACCGGACCGGCCCGGGCCGGACCAGGGCCGGGCGGCGCCTTCGCTGGAGCGCTTCACCTTCGAGGCGCCCGCGACGGGTGCGGCGCCGGACGTGGACGCCGAGCCCCTGTTCCCGGCGGGCGGAGCGCCCACCGCGCCGACGGTCCCGCTGGTGGACACCACGCAGGGCACCGACGGGGAGGTGTGGGAACCGGAGATCGTGTTCAGCGACTCCCCGGCGCCGGAAGTGACGCCGGACCTCTCCCCCGTGCCGGTGAACCCGGGCCCGGACGGTCCGGAGGAGGTCGTGGTGCCGCCCCTGGCGGTGCTCGCCCCGGCCGTGGAGGGCGATGCTCCCGCGCCGGCCGAGCCGGAGGCGCCCGTGACGCTCGCGCCCGACCTGCCCGGCGGGAAGGAGGACCCGGCCGCGAACCTGACGGACGAGCAGGCGGCGGTGTACGCCCGGCTGCGCGAGTGGCGCAACGCCGAGGCGAAACGGCAGGAGATCAGCCGCTTCATCATCGCCAGCAACGCCACCCTGGCCGAGATCGCGCGGCGCGTGCCGTACACCCTGGAGGACCTGCGGGCCGTGAAGGGCATGGGCACCGGGCGCCTCGGGAAGTACGGCGAGAAGATTCTGGAGGTCGTGCGCGGCTGA
- a CDS encoding Ig domain-containing protein produces MTPLNPVAARGALAALTVAAALLLGGCGKEITPASVTGGSDALTIQSTGSLPPMYLQEPYVAPVAVSGGAGPYSLRVTAGSLPPGITLNSAGLQLTGKPEKAGTYTFTLETTDSRLNSKNREFTVTVAALPPLTLAPTLPAGEIRGETRVPVTITHPRDVRAARVVWTLPEGARVTRVQLGDGNGSGLLFVKQTGQQLTVDLGFRAVPRSGARVLLVSVKPAKAVKLTSTGFTYEARDGTGKVIAGSPAAATPAPATPAAGTPSPTATPTPPVTPPTEPGTPPAETPGTPPPSGGGQ; encoded by the coding sequence ATGACACCCCTCAACCCGGTGGCCGCGCGGGGCGCGCTGGCGGCCCTGACTGTGGCGGCCGCCCTGCTCCTGGGCGGGTGCGGCAAGGAGATCACGCCGGCCAGCGTGACCGGCGGGTCCGACGCCCTGACCATCCAGAGCACCGGCAGCCTGCCGCCCATGTACCTGCAGGAACCGTACGTGGCGCCCGTCGCCGTGAGCGGCGGCGCCGGGCCGTACAGCCTGCGCGTCACGGCCGGCAGTCTCCCGCCGGGCATCACGCTGAACAGCGCCGGGCTGCAACTCACCGGGAAACCCGAGAAGGCCGGGACGTACACCTTCACGCTGGAAACCACCGACTCGCGCCTGAACAGCAAGAACCGCGAATTCACCGTGACCGTCGCCGCCCTGCCGCCCCTGACGCTGGCGCCCACCCTGCCCGCCGGGGAGATCCGCGGCGAGACGCGTGTGCCCGTGACCATCACGCACCCGCGGGACGTGCGTGCAGCGCGGGTCGTGTGGACGCTGCCCGAAGGGGCGCGCGTCACCCGCGTGCAACTCGGGGACGGCAACGGCAGCGGCCTGCTGTTCGTGAAACAGACCGGCCAGCAGCTCACCGTGGACCTCGGTTTCCGCGCGGTGCCCCGCTCCGGCGCGCGCGTGCTGCTCGTCAGCGTGAAACCCGCCAAGGCCGTGAAACTGACCAGCACCGGCTTCACGTACGAGGCGCGGGACGGCACCGGCAAGGTGATCGCCGGCAGCCCGGCCGCCGCCACGCCGGCCCCGGCGACCCCCGCCGCCGGCACCCCCAGCCCCACGGCCACCCCCACCCCACCGGTCACCCCGCCGACCGAACCCGGCACGCCCCCGGCGGAAACGCCGGGCACGCCGCCCCCCTCGGGCGGTGGGCAGTGA
- a CDS encoding vWA domain-containing protein: protein MARLTRYSKFEGELDQLESSELMQMIQEALLGQGMNDPYDPDPNARPSMDDLFDAILEALAERNMIPEDQLLEAMQAEDVRETSLGQQIQRLMDKLQQDGFIRKEFDDQGAGGAGEPGDATFQLTDKSIDFLGYKSLRDLMGGLGRSSAGAHDTREYASGVEMTGELKNYEFGDTLNLDTTATLGNILHKGFDQMEEGDLVIRQAEYNSSAATVVLLDCSHSMILYGEDRFTPAKQVALALAHLIRTQYPGDTLKFVLFHDSAEEVPVSKLAQAQIGPYHTNTAGGLRLAQQLLKRENKDMKQIVMITDGKPSALTLPDGRIYKNAYGLDPYVLGATLREVANCRRSGIQVNTFMLARDPELVGFVKRVSEMTRGKAYFTTPHNIGQYVLMDFVTNKTKMVN from the coding sequence ATGGCGCGTCTCACCCGGTACAGCAAGTTTGAGGGAGAACTGGATCAGCTGGAGTCCAGCGAACTGATGCAGATGATCCAGGAAGCCCTGCTGGGCCAGGGCATGAACGACCCCTACGACCCGGACCCGAACGCCCGGCCCAGCATGGACGACCTGTTCGACGCGATCCTCGAGGCCCTGGCCGAACGGAACATGATCCCCGAGGACCAGCTGCTCGAAGCCATGCAGGCCGAGGACGTGCGCGAGACCAGCCTGGGCCAGCAGATCCAGCGCCTGATGGACAAACTCCAGCAGGACGGCTTCATCCGCAAGGAGTTCGACGACCAGGGCGCCGGCGGGGCCGGGGAGCCCGGCGACGCGACCTTCCAGCTGACCGACAAGAGCATCGACTTCCTGGGCTACAAGAGCCTACGGGACCTGATGGGCGGCCTGGGCCGCAGCAGTGCCGGCGCGCACGACACCCGCGAGTACGCCAGCGGCGTGGAAATGACTGGCGAACTCAAGAACTACGAGTTCGGCGACACCCTGAACCTGGACACCACCGCCACGCTGGGCAACATCCTGCACAAGGGCTTCGACCAGATGGAGGAAGGCGACCTGGTGATCCGCCAGGCCGAGTACAACTCCAGCGCGGCGACCGTGGTGCTGCTGGACTGCTCGCATAGCATGATCCTGTACGGCGAGGACCGCTTCACGCCCGCCAAGCAGGTCGCGCTGGCCCTGGCGCACCTGATCCGCACGCAGTACCCGGGCGACACCCTGAAGTTCGTGCTGTTCCACGACAGCGCCGAGGAAGTCCCGGTGAGCAAGCTCGCGCAGGCGCAGATCGGGCCGTACCACACGAACACCGCCGGCGGCCTGCGGCTCGCGCAGCAGCTGCTCAAGCGCGAGAACAAGGACATGAAGCAGATCGTGATGATCACCGACGGGAAACCCAGCGCCCTGACCCTCCCGGACGGCCGCATCTACAAGAACGCCTACGGCCTGGACCCCTACGTGCTGGGCGCCACCCTGCGCGAGGTCGCCAACTGTCGCCGCAGCGGCATCCAGGTGAACACCTTCATGCTGGCCCGCGACCCGGAACTCGTGGGCTTCGTCAAGCGCGTCAGTGAAATGACCCGCGGGAAGGCGTACTTCACCACCCCGCACAACATCGGCCAGTACGTCCTGATGGACTTCGTGACCAACAAGACCAAGATGGTGAACTGA
- a CDS encoding (2Fe-2S) ferredoxin domain-containing protein, with the protein MTPKYFRTNGHLMVCQGQSCQARGARLLYQALWNHLERQSLAYYKKGGSLRLTESGCLGACSYGPTLCTYRRTPQGALEEAWYAAVDFPLAARIAQAVHEGAPLPAEHRYGPDPAD; encoded by the coding sequence ATGACGCCGAAGTACTTCCGTACGAACGGCCACCTGATGGTCTGCCAGGGCCAGAGCTGCCAGGCCCGGGGTGCCCGGCTACTCTACCAGGCCCTGTGGAACCACCTGGAACGCCAGAGCCTCGCCTACTACAAGAAGGGCGGCAGCCTGCGCCTCACGGAAAGCGGCTGCCTGGGCGCGTGCAGTTACGGCCCCACGCTGTGCACGTACCGCCGCACGCCGCAGGGCGCGCTGGAGGAAGCCTGGTACGCCGCCGTGGACTTCCCCCTGGCCGCCCGCATCGCGCAGGCCGTGCACGAGGGCGCCCCGCTGCCCGCCGAGCACCGCTACGGCCCGGACCCGGCGGACTAG
- a CDS encoding TetR/AcrR family transcriptional regulator: protein MRHNTQRRAHLLQTAVSLLAREGAAGLSYRTLDEAAAVPTGTASNYFRTRLDLHTQLAHHIHDRLQPDQAFLNSVSSLTGPALHTALLENLVERVRREREAYLALLELRLLAQRHPDLQAVLLPIIRANLQMNEQFSGAQALTADRVMFLLGYLALTGLFFEDLTAPGMLPPQASQDLIRAIVRISELQSPAGPAE from the coding sequence ATGCGCCACAACACCCAGCGCCGAGCCCACCTGCTCCAGACCGCCGTGTCCCTCCTCGCCCGAGAGGGAGCCGCTGGGCTCAGTTACCGCACGCTGGACGAGGCCGCCGCCGTCCCCACTGGCACCGCTTCCAACTATTTCCGGACGCGCCTTGACCTCCATACCCAGCTCGCCCATCACATTCATGATCGCCTGCAACCGGATCAGGCCTTCCTGAATTCCGTTTCCAGTCTGACCGGCCCAGCTCTGCACACTGCCCTGCTGGAAAATCTGGTAGAGCGTGTCCGCCGGGAACGCGAGGCGTATCTGGCACTGCTTGAACTCCGGCTGCTCGCCCAGCGGCACCCTGACCTGCAAGCCGTCCTCCTGCCTATCATCCGGGCAAACCTCCAGATGAACGAGCAGTTCAGCGGTGCGCAGGCACTGACCGCCGACCGGGTAATGTTCCTGCTGGGCTATCTCGCCCTGACCGGGCTCTTTTTCGAGGACCTGACCGCCCCCGGCATGCTGCCGCCCCAGGCCAGCCAGGACCTTATCCGCGCCATTGTTCGGATATCCGAGCTCCAGTCACCGGCCGGCCCAGCAGAGTAA
- the mscL gene encoding large conductance mechanosensitive channel protein MscL has product MISGFQKFLMRGNLIDLAVGVLIGAAFGKVVDSFTKGLIMPIIGIFGGVPNFDSLKFTVNGSEFLYGQFLTALVSFLITAAIIYFFVITPFNHLMERFKRQEKPAVAEPTNEEKLLAEIRDALKQRPL; this is encoded by the coding sequence ATGATCAGCGGCTTCCAGAAGTTCCTGATGCGCGGCAACCTCATCGACCTCGCGGTCGGCGTCCTGATCGGCGCGGCCTTCGGGAAGGTCGTGGACTCCTTCACCAAGGGCCTGATCATGCCCATCATCGGCATCTTCGGCGGCGTGCCCAACTTCGACAGCCTGAAGTTCACCGTCAACGGCAGCGAATTCCTGTACGGGCAGTTCCTCACGGCCCTGGTCAGCTTCTTGATCACGGCCGCCATCATCTACTTCTTCGTCATCACGCCGTTCAACCACCTGATGGAGCGCTTCAAACGCCAGGAGAAGCCCGCCGTGGCCGAACCCACCAACGAGGAGAAACTCCTCGCGGAGATCCGCGACGCCCTGAAACAGCGCCCGCTCTGA
- a CDS encoding cell envelope integrity protein TolA — translation MNRITGPARLPSTLGRLTLAGALLLGPLGGAQTTPAAPPRPAPVTMPAAATLRLNAPVGTSLQLALVTESRVAFGTPEVTAAPGKQVTPAALKAAQAQYAKLGREGVPAQRTTAKMFVKVAGRAADGTTTLITSMVQSVPGMSQSMTMRITQKIAPNGQLTGLSLDSDDPQVNRVLAGMNAGQMADLIRDSGGDLSGAYGLPLQVGAGQQKSVTIDLKGLFQGMFSMLGPEAARALGGVQATPVTTTTTTRYAGLNAQGLHVFNVASQSGGFRMSLGGQGDLPLMVMELGGMGSAGTVSYRADGLPGPMTQQTTVRMAMTMQEDNVLVKIPMTVTTTLTAQTR, via the coding sequence ATGAACAGGATCACCGGACCCGCCCGCCTTCCGTCCACCCTGGGCCGCCTGACCCTGGCCGGCGCCCTGCTGCTCGGCCCGCTTGGCGGCGCCCAGACCACCCCGGCCGCCCCCCCGCGGCCGGCACCCGTAACCATGCCGGCTGCCGCCACGCTGCGCCTGAACGCGCCGGTGGGCACCAGCCTGCAACTCGCGCTGGTCACCGAGAGCCGCGTGGCCTTCGGCACGCCCGAGGTCACCGCCGCGCCCGGGAAGCAGGTGACGCCCGCGGCGCTCAAGGCCGCGCAGGCGCAGTACGCGAAACTCGGCCGGGAGGGCGTCCCGGCCCAGCGCACCACCGCGAAGATGTTCGTGAAGGTCGCCGGGCGCGCCGCCGACGGCACCACCACCCTGATCACCAGCATGGTGCAGAGCGTGCCCGGCATGAGCCAGAGCATGACCATGCGCATCACGCAGAAGATCGCCCCGAACGGCCAGCTGACCGGCCTGAGCCTGGACTCCGACGACCCGCAGGTCAACCGCGTGCTCGCCGGCATGAACGCCGGGCAGATGGCCGACCTGATCCGCGACTCCGGCGGGGACCTGAGCGGCGCCTACGGCCTGCCCCTGCAGGTCGGCGCCGGGCAGCAGAAGAGCGTGACCATCGACCTCAAGGGGCTGTTCCAGGGCATGTTCTCCATGCTCGGCCCGGAGGCGGCCCGGGCGCTGGGCGGCGTGCAGGCCACGCCCGTGACCACGACCACCACCACCCGCTACGCCGGCCTGAACGCGCAGGGCCTGCACGTGTTCAACGTGGCCTCGCAGTCCGGCGGGTTCCGCATGAGCCTGGGCGGCCAGGGGGACCTGCCCCTGATGGTCATGGAACTCGGCGGCATGGGCAGCGCGGGCACCGTCAGCTACCGCGCCGACGGCCTCCCCGGCCCGATGACGCAGCAGACGACCGTGCGCATGGCCATGACCATGCAGGAAGACAACGTGCTCGTGAAAATCCCTATGACGGTCACCACCACGCTCACCGCCCAGACCCGCTGA
- a CDS encoding DUF512 domain-containing protein, with protein MTAAETIQDLYPAPIKGVESGSPAERAGVRPGDVLLRVNGQPVTDVLAYRHQLSRGVATLEIARPQVAPKVMTGVAGTAQDHHRLMLQAAPSLDDTFTFDVEWEDPGLEFEEVLFDGIKKCANKCDFCYVHQMPRGFRKSLYIMDDDYRLSFLYGSFVTLTNLTENDINRILDENLSPLYISVHTANQELRQDMMKWWRLKVKDPQAVQIRSMIERLESIDLYTQIVLVPGRNDRENLDETVEYLSSRPNVISAAVVPIGLTGHRTNLPDVRTFNQEDAQDTLARLNVWRKKFLAERGTRFVFPSDELYLLAGEPLPPEEEYEGFPMLENGVGMIRDFLTEGIPEDLPAALPHPMRVILGTGLLFAESLDRAVEPLRQIGGLEIEVRAVENKTFGRVTTVAGLLTGRCFRHAIQPGEADLLIVPPTTLRYGTELMLDDTSLTELRNEFRMDVRPGGATLGELARVILQGAQSSGPQFGMSAHAIKDRPAEDAAERMRGEA; from the coding sequence GTGACGGCAGCCGAGACGATTCAGGACCTTTACCCCGCGCCCATCAAGGGCGTGGAGAGCGGCAGTCCCGCCGAACGGGCGGGCGTGCGCCCGGGAGACGTGCTGCTGCGCGTGAACGGACAACCCGTGACCGACGTGCTGGCCTACCGCCACCAGCTGTCGCGCGGCGTGGCGACGCTGGAGATCGCCCGGCCGCAGGTCGCGCCGAAGGTGATGACGGGCGTGGCGGGCACCGCGCAGGACCACCACCGCCTGATGCTGCAGGCCGCGCCCAGCCTGGACGACACCTTCACCTTCGACGTGGAGTGGGAGGACCCGGGCCTGGAGTTCGAGGAGGTGCTGTTCGACGGCATCAAGAAGTGCGCCAACAAGTGCGATTTCTGCTACGTGCACCAGATGCCGCGGGGCTTTCGCAAGAGCCTGTACATCATGGACGACGATTACCGCCTGTCGTTCCTGTACGGCTCGTTCGTGACCCTCACCAACCTGACCGAGAACGACATCAACCGCATCCTGGACGAGAACCTCTCGCCGCTGTACATCAGCGTGCACACCGCCAACCAGGAACTCCGGCAGGACATGATGAAGTGGTGGCGCCTGAAGGTCAAAGACCCGCAGGCCGTGCAGATCCGCAGCATGATCGAGCGCCTGGAGAGCATCGACCTGTACACCCAGATCGTGCTGGTGCCTGGCCGCAACGACCGCGAGAACCTGGACGAGACCGTCGAGTACCTGTCCAGCCGCCCGAACGTGATCTCGGCGGCGGTGGTGCCGATCGGTCTGACCGGGCACCGCACCAACCTGCCGGACGTGCGGACCTTCAATCAGGAGGACGCGCAGGACACCCTGGCCCGCCTGAACGTGTGGCGGAAGAAATTCCTGGCCGAGCGCGGCACGCGCTTCGTGTTCCCCAGTGACGAGCTGTACCTGCTGGCGGGCGAGCCCCTGCCCCCGGAAGAGGAATACGAGGGCTTCCCCATGCTGGAAAACGGCGTGGGCATGATCCGCGACTTCCTCACCGAGGGGATTCCCGAGGACCTGCCGGCCGCGCTGCCGCACCCCATGCGCGTGATCCTGGGCACCGGCCTGCTGTTTGCCGAGTCGCTGGACCGCGCGGTGGAGCCGCTGCGGCAGATCGGCGGGCTGGAGATCGAGGTGCGCGCCGTGGAGAACAAGACCTTCGGGCGGGTGACCACCGTGGCGGGCCTGCTGACGGGGCGCTGCTTCCGGCACGCCATCCAGCCGGGCGAGGCGGACCTGCTGATCGTGCCGCCCACCACCCTGCGTTACGGCACGGAACTCATGCTGGACGACACCAGCCTCACCGAACTGAGAAACGAGTTCCGCATGGACGTCCGCCCCGGCGGCGCCACGCTGGGTGAACTGGCCCGCGTGATCCTGCAGGGCGCGCAGAGCAGCGGCCCGCAGTTCGGCATGAGCGCGCACGCCATCAAGGACCGCCCCGCCGAGGACGCCGCTGAGCGCATGCGCGGCGAGGCGTAA